A genomic stretch from Argiope bruennichi chromosome 2, qqArgBrue1.1, whole genome shotgun sequence includes:
- the LOC129961755 gene encoding AKT-interacting protein homolog A-like isoform X2 — protein MAAENFKVKSLENSSGKQQNISLKKVLPPTPAIGDVSNSTLGLLDRNTNSKQTQAYSAFFLEYSLISEYLLLQKQFLSGVYVIPSAGSPLKWFGVIFIRQGLYQGGVFRFTLYVPDNYPDCECPILVFDPPVFNPLINIETGELDVKRAFPKWRRNVNHLWQVIQYAKRIFFKIETESPVNVEAAELYVKDLELYKVKAAESISACNERLYEKPNTDDPHALHFTPWDPSVHEDFRKKLFTYKKEEQDGSKNSQNGLSWMQPGSLQIFSKTLA, from the exons ATGGCAgctgaaaatttcaaa GTTAAAAGTCTTGAAAATTCCAGTGggaaacaacaaaatatttcactCAAAAAAGTTTTACCTCCAACACCTGCTATTGGAGATGTATCAAACTCAACACTTGGTCTTTTGGACAGAAATACCAATTCAAAGCAGACACAAGCATATAGTGCATTTTTCTTAGAATATTCTTTGATCTCAGAATA tctTCTGCTCCAAAAGCAGTTTCTTTCTGGTGTTTATGTTATTCCATCTGCAGGCTCACCTTTGA AATGGTTCGGTGTTATTTTTATCCGCCAAGGATTATATCAAGGAGGTGTTTTTAGATTTACACTTTATGTACCTGATAATTATCCAGATTGTGAATGCCCA aTTTTAGTATTTGATCCTCCGGTGTTTAAccctttaataaatattgaaactggTGAATTAGATGTCAAAAGAGCATTTCCAAAATGGAG gAGAAATGTGAATCATTTGTGGCAAGTTATTCAGTATGcaaaacgaatatttttcaagattGAAACTGAATCTCCAGTAAATGTGGAAGCAGCTGAGTT gTATGTAAAAGATTTGGAATTGTACAAAGTTAAGGCAGCTGAGAGTATAAGTGCATGTAATGAGAGGTTATATGAAAAGCCAAATACTGATGATCCTCATGCCCTCCATTTCACTCCTTGGGATCCTTCAGTCCatgaagattttagaaaaaagttattCACATACAAG aaagaagagCAAGATGGTTCTAAGAATTCTCAGAATGGGCTTTCTTGGATGCAACCTGGAAGTCTGCAGATATTTTCAAAGACTCttgcatga
- the LOC129961755 gene encoding AKT-interacting protein homolog A-like isoform X1 has product MAAENFKVKSLENSSGKQQNISLKKVLPPTPAIGDVSNSTLGLLDRNTNSKQTQAYSAFFLEYSLISEYLLLQKQFLSGVYVIPSAGSPLMLFPLSLEWFGVIFIRQGLYQGGVFRFTLYVPDNYPDCECPILVFDPPVFNPLINIETGELDVKRAFPKWRRNVNHLWQVIQYAKRIFFKIETESPVNVEAAELYVKDLELYKVKAAESISACNERLYEKPNTDDPHALHFTPWDPSVHEDFRKKLFTYKKEEQDGSKNSQNGLSWMQPGSLQIFSKTLA; this is encoded by the exons ATGGCAgctgaaaatttcaaa GTTAAAAGTCTTGAAAATTCCAGTGggaaacaacaaaatatttcactCAAAAAAGTTTTACCTCCAACACCTGCTATTGGAGATGTATCAAACTCAACACTTGGTCTTTTGGACAGAAATACCAATTCAAAGCAGACACAAGCATATAGTGCATTTTTCTTAGAATATTCTTTGATCTCAGAATA tctTCTGCTCCAAAAGCAGTTTCTTTCTGGTGTTTATGTTATTCCATCTGCAGGCTCACCTTTGA TGCTTTTTCCTCTCTCTCTAGAATGGTTCGGTGTTATTTTTATCCGCCAAGGATTATATCAAGGAGGTGTTTTTAGATTTACACTTTATGTACCTGATAATTATCCAGATTGTGAATGCCCA aTTTTAGTATTTGATCCTCCGGTGTTTAAccctttaataaatattgaaactggTGAATTAGATGTCAAAAGAGCATTTCCAAAATGGAG gAGAAATGTGAATCATTTGTGGCAAGTTATTCAGTATGcaaaacgaatatttttcaagattGAAACTGAATCTCCAGTAAATGTGGAAGCAGCTGAGTT gTATGTAAAAGATTTGGAATTGTACAAAGTTAAGGCAGCTGAGAGTATAAGTGCATGTAATGAGAGGTTATATGAAAAGCCAAATACTGATGATCCTCATGCCCTCCATTTCACTCCTTGGGATCCTTCAGTCCatgaagattttagaaaaaagttattCACATACAAG aaagaagagCAAGATGGTTCTAAGAATTCTCAGAATGGGCTTTCTTGGATGCAACCTGGAAGTCTGCAGATATTTTCAAAGACTCttgcatga